In a single window of the Montipora capricornis isolate CH-2021 chromosome 11, ASM3666992v2, whole genome shotgun sequence genome:
- the LOC138024616 gene encoding uncharacterized protein yields the protein MRRWISQREERGVFHQLIKELEVGDVVAYKEFFRMTKEQFCFLLGKVSPLIQKKRKLVFCVRCVRHKVELESTFRNTSLQLATWYFVARRVGHAGGNTRNREFQLALQQCCKTS from the exons ATGCGGCGATGGATTTCCCAGAGAGAGGAGAGGGGCGTATTTCATCAGTTGATAAAAGAGCTTGAAGTTGGGGATGTCGTGGCGTATAAAGAGTTTTTCCGCATGACCAAGGAgcaattttgctttttgttgggAAAAGTATCCCCGCTGatccaaaagaaaagaaaacttgtcTTCTGCGTCCGCTGcgtccgccat aaagtagaactcgagtctacttttcgcaacacgTCGCTTCAACTTGCAACATGGTATTTTGTTGCGAGACGAGTTGGCCACgcaggtggtaatacgcgcaacagaGAGTTTCAACTTGCactgcaacaatgttgcaagacaagttga